One stretch of Rhodoflexus caldus DNA includes these proteins:
- a CDS encoding DoxX family protein yields MQTVFRVLLGILMVLPGVGHLTFQRQEFLAQVPRWLPNDPAFMDFVVLASGVVEIALGLAMIFWERRKVQVGIALAIFYVLIFPGNISQYTNGISAFGLDTDTKRLVRLFFQPVLILWALWSTGALHYLISKRHMSKR; encoded by the coding sequence ATGCAAACTGTATTTCGGGTACTGTTAGGTATATTAATGGTATTGCCCGGCGTTGGTCATCTTACTTTCCAACGGCAGGAGTTTTTGGCGCAGGTTCCTCGCTGGCTGCCCAATGACCCTGCTTTTATGGATTTTGTTGTGCTTGCCTCCGGCGTAGTTGAAATTGCGCTTGGGCTGGCTATGATTTTCTGGGAGCGCCGCAAAGTTCAGGTGGGCATTGCGCTGGCTATTTTCTACGTACTGATTTTCCCGGGTAATATTTCGCAGTACACCAACGGCATCAGTGCATTTGGGCTGGATACGGATACCAAGCGATTGGTGCGCTTGTTCTTCCAACCCGTCCTGATTCTGTGGGCTTTGTGGAGTACGGGGGCGCTGCATTATCTGATAAGCAAGCGGCACATGTCAAAAAGGTGA
- a CDS encoding MarR family winged helix-turn-helix transcriptional regulator has translation MIWHPKATFAENRLAGMEHDGTSLYLENQLCFPLYAAARLTNQIYTPFLKALDLTYPQYLVLLVLWQFGSRSVHEIGEQLLLESNTLTPLLKRLEEKQIVQRSRSADDERVVMVTLTEKGQRLKSDAIHIPEKIINSFRNDSISTEEITDLQKTLHKLIRVLGEQLK, from the coding sequence GTGATTTGGCATCCAAAGGCTACCTTTGCCGAAAACCGATTAGCAGGCATGGAACACGACGGCACTTCGCTTTATTTGGAAAATCAGTTATGTTTTCCTTTGTATGCCGCTGCAAGGCTCACCAACCAGATTTACACGCCTTTTCTGAAAGCGTTAGACCTCACCTACCCGCAATATCTCGTGCTGCTGGTTTTGTGGCAGTTCGGCAGCCGGTCGGTCCATGAAATTGGTGAGCAACTGCTACTGGAATCAAACACACTGACTCCTCTTTTGAAGAGATTAGAAGAAAAACAAATCGTACAGAGAAGCAGGTCTGCCGATGATGAACGCGTGGTAATGGTTACACTTACGGAAAAAGGGCAACGATTGAAGTCGGATGCCATACACATCCCCGAAAAAATTATCAACTCGTTCCGCAACGATTCCATCAGCACAGAAGAAATTACTGACTTGCAAAAGACCCTGCACAAACTTATTCGCGTACTCGGCGAACAGTTGAAATAA
- a CDS encoding GAF domain-containing protein: MEASELPFSDTVIDLSNCDREPIHIPGKIQPFGFLLAVDVDTLTVTQCSNNTEEYIGVTPDAALGKPLSDLLTTYTLLQITTALQKDQLIFINPIELEFQNGKSYQSVLHIWQQGVLIIECETVRKFYLQSTDYYSATNHLMQSLKACHQVNELCDVLARNVRQITSYDRVMVYQFDEEWNGKIIAESRRPELYSFFGHHFPASDIPAQARKLYLTNVLRMIPDVDYVPVDIVPQINPKTKEPLDLSKSFLRSVSPIHVEYLQNMGVKATLVISIIINNKLWGLLTCHHYHEKFIDSKLRLLLEHVGSIAAYQIEMVENVNAQRHHIQVQSYEKEIIKHIARERSVINGLLHDLSLLLKLNSASGVVIWWENNSMGTGLLPPKEVIREIVQWLFTYHGENIFYTDSLQKHFPIAGRHASVASGILAIRLSQYEKRYIIWFKPETIQTITWGGNPAEKVLLLPGEDGFRLSPRKSFEKWEETVRNRAVRWDNSEIQQAHNFRNFLIEQIANQSAQLEVQNAELNLKVEEKVQEVRQANAQLQELNEELAQQNEELRSQSEEIASSQYRLQNKQQQLKAIFDNTGQVIFFLDTQANLLFFNKMAARNAQILHGRELIAGENFKQYFRTKEELAGFEQIFEQVLQGKSFVMEREFFHEAFAPSRWFRVEYNPVYEEEQIIGVTILLADITDLKKYVSYIEKQNAVLKEIAYIQSHEIRRPVANIMGLLSIFNYDDLNDPFNKEVMDKLHISITQLDEMIHQIVDKTCLIEEFERENTPPPTP; this comes from the coding sequence ATGGAAGCGTCTGAATTGCCCTTTTCTGATACTGTTATAGACTTATCTAATTGCGACCGTGAGCCTATCCATATACCCGGTAAAATTCAACCTTTCGGGTTTTTACTGGCGGTAGATGTGGATACGCTGACTGTTACACAGTGCAGCAATAATACGGAGGAATATATAGGTGTAACACCTGATGCGGCGTTAGGCAAACCGCTGTCGGATTTGCTGACAACTTACACCCTTTTGCAGATTACGACTGCTCTGCAAAAAGACCAACTCATATTTATCAATCCGATTGAGTTGGAGTTTCAAAACGGCAAGAGCTACCAGAGTGTGCTCCATATTTGGCAGCAGGGAGTGCTCATTATTGAGTGCGAAACAGTCCGAAAATTTTATTTACAATCTACCGATTATTACAGTGCCACCAACCATCTGATGCAGAGCCTGAAAGCCTGCCATCAGGTAAACGAGTTGTGTGATGTGCTTGCCCGCAATGTCCGCCAGATAACATCCTATGACCGGGTAATGGTTTACCAGTTTGATGAAGAATGGAACGGGAAAATCATAGCCGAATCGCGCAGGCCTGAGCTGTATTCTTTCTTTGGGCATCATTTTCCTGCAAGCGATATACCGGCACAAGCACGTAAACTTTACTTGACCAATGTGCTGCGAATGATTCCTGACGTAGATTATGTGCCGGTGGATATAGTGCCGCAAATAAATCCAAAGACAAAAGAGCCTTTGGATTTGTCCAAGTCATTTCTCAGGAGCGTATCTCCCATCCATGTGGAGTATTTGCAAAATATGGGCGTAAAGGCTACGCTGGTGATTTCCATTATCATCAATAACAAGCTGTGGGGGCTGCTGACTTGCCACCATTATCATGAAAAATTTATTGACAGCAAACTCCGTTTATTATTGGAGCATGTCGGTAGCATTGCGGCATATCAGATTGAAATGGTGGAAAATGTCAATGCACAACGCCACCATATTCAGGTGCAGTCCTACGAAAAGGAAATCATCAAGCACATTGCCCGCGAGCGCAGCGTTATTAACGGGCTTTTGCATGATCTTTCGTTGCTGCTGAAGCTCAACTCTGCTTCCGGCGTTGTTATTTGGTGGGAGAATAACTCTATGGGAACGGGCTTGCTGCCACCCAAAGAGGTTATTCGGGAAATCGTTCAATGGTTATTCACTTATCACGGCGAGAATATATTTTATACGGACAGCCTGCAAAAACATTTCCCCATTGCAGGCAGGCACGCGAGTGTTGCCAGTGGTATACTTGCCATTCGGCTTTCTCAATACGAAAAGCGCTACATCATATGGTTTAAACCCGAAACCATACAAACGATTACGTGGGGCGGCAATCCTGCGGAAAAAGTATTGCTATTGCCCGGCGAGGACGGTTTTCGCCTCAGCCCGCGCAAGTCCTTTGAGAAGTGGGAAGAAACGGTGCGCAATCGTGCGGTGCGGTGGGACAACTCCGAAATTCAACAGGCACATAATTTCCGCAATTTTCTGATTGAGCAAATTGCGAATCAGAGTGCGCAGTTGGAAGTCCAAAATGCGGAATTGAACTTGAAAGTTGAGGAGAAGGTTCAGGAAGTAAGACAAGCCAATGCACAACTGCAAGAACTCAATGAGGAGTTGGCACAGCAAAACGAGGAGTTGCGGAGTCAATCGGAAGAGATAGCCTCTTCGCAATATCGCCTGCAAAACAAACAGCAACAGTTAAAGGCCATTTTTGACAATACCGGACAGGTGATATTTTTTCTGGATACGCAGGCTAATCTGCTGTTTTTCAACAAGATGGCAGCCCGCAACGCACAGATACTGCACGGGCGGGAATTAATTGCAGGAGAGAACTTTAAGCAATATTTCCGTACCAAGGAAGAACTGGCCGGCTTTGAACAGATTTTTGAGCAAGTGTTGCAAGGCAAGTCTTTTGTAATGGAACGCGAGTTTTTCCATGAAGCATTTGCACCTTCCCGCTGGTTTCGTGTGGAGTACAACCCTGTTTACGAAGAAGAGCAGATAATAGGCGTTACCATTTTGCTGGCAGATATCACAGACCTTAAAAAGTATGTGAGCTACATAGAGAAGCAAAACGCGGTACTCAAAGAAATTGCCTACATACAGTCGCACGAAATCAGAAGGCCTGTAGCCAATATCATGGGCTTGCTCAGTATTTTTAATTATGACGACCTGAATGATCCCTTCAACAAAGAGGTTATGGACAAATTACACATAAGCATCACCCAACTGGATGAAATGATTCATCAGATAGTAGATAAAACCTGCCTGATTGAAGAGTTTGAGCGAGAAAATACGCCACCGCCTACTCCTTAA